The window TGGTTATGCCTATGCGTTGAAAGATACAGCCACGCCGACTGTGGCTGAGGTGCAGCGAGCCGTGGAGATTTTTCAAGCCCATGGACTGACGGTGCAATAATTGTTCTATTGCCTCTGGGATTGTGGATAGAAGGAGAGATCAATGGACGAGCAAAGCATTTTTTTGGACATCCACCAAGGATTGGAGCGAGAAAGTCCTGGGGGTGCCTTGTATACTCAGCAAGCCTTTGAGATGTTGCCTGCCCTCTCCCATCCCCAAATTTTAGATATCGGCTGTGGGCCAGGAATGCAGACTCTAACCCTAGCCCAGCTCAGTGACGGATCGATTACCGCTGTGGATAACCATCAACCCTATCTAGCAGGGCTGCAGCAGCAAGCCGCTGCGTTTTCGGGGCGAATTACCTGC is drawn from Candidatus Obscuribacterales bacterium and contains these coding sequences:
- a CDS encoding class I SAM-dependent methyltransferase, with amino-acid sequence MDEQSIFLDIHQGLERESPGGALYTQQAFEMLPALSHPQILDIGCGPGMQTLTLAQLSDGSITAVDNHQPYLAGLQQQAAAFSGRITCLNADMRNLPFTAQSFDLIWAEGSIYIIGLEEGLTEWRSLLKSDGYMVISELVWVKPNPPAVLRDYWQQGYPSMRSLNEVA